From the Deltaproteobacteria bacterium genome, one window contains:
- a CDS encoding xanthine dehydrogenase family protein molybdopterin-binding subunit, with amino-acid sequence MAVIGTDVTMVGGRAKVTGAVNYTPDLEFPRMLHAKALRSPYPHANLLRVDTGKALKLTGVIAIVTRDDLAGLNPYFGPVVDDQPVVATERVRHVGEVVALVAAESREIAEEALGLIEVDYQELPAVFDIFAAVKPDAPVLHAQRHETTAGVHREEFNFQVGGNICSVYRCEDGDIKKGFAEADEIFENTYTLPPVQHGHIEPHAATAYWEPSGKLVLYSASQNPSGVQEQLAQIFKLPENQVRVIVPLVGGGYGGKTHARLEPALALLARKARRPVQWVLTRDEVFLTGRRYGALVKIKTGFKRDGTIVARQVEAFYEIGAYALNGPVNAKTGCYVSSGPYNIPNRSLTTYSVYANLPPTGPYRGVGVSHVCWAYESEMDDIARRLNIDPLELRLRHLVREGDLFVTGENLVSVGITDCLRNTAQAIGWQGKQEQAAPASGKTLVRGKGLAVTIKSTTTPTTSSANVRLNADGSAVLLTSSVEMGQGLLTSAAQIVADELGLGFDKVTVSSPDTEITPYDKSTSSSRTTFHMGQAAQKAAREIKNQLLEVAAKKLEARAEDLELRDGAVAVRGVPDKKISIADIFKARFGSTVGSMFGGHCFKSDGGLDPKTGKGKAAAFWFFSACGAEVEVDVETGKVRVLNTVTAVDAGKAIHPRQCGMQNEGSLLSGMGSALFEEMVYDNGQPINSNFLEYMLPSLEDHPGGFRSIIVETPHPDGPYGAKGVGEAALPPVAPAIGNAIANALGGARVRDLPIKPDKIIAALNALKEKP; translated from the coding sequence GTGGCTGTCATTGGCACTGACGTAACCATGGTAGGCGGGCGCGCCAAAGTAACCGGCGCGGTGAACTACACGCCCGACCTCGAATTTCCTCGCATGCTCCATGCCAAGGCGCTGCGCAGCCCCTACCCGCACGCCAATCTGCTGCGCGTCGACACCGGCAAAGCGCTCAAACTTACGGGAGTCATCGCCATCGTCACGCGCGACGATCTTGCGGGACTCAATCCCTATTTCGGCCCGGTGGTCGACGATCAACCGGTGGTGGCCACCGAGCGCGTGCGCCACGTCGGCGAAGTGGTCGCGCTGGTGGCGGCCGAATCGCGTGAGATCGCCGAAGAGGCGCTTGGCTTGATCGAAGTCGATTACCAAGAATTGCCCGCGGTGTTCGATATTTTCGCCGCCGTGAAACCGGACGCGCCGGTGCTGCACGCGCAGCGTCACGAAACCACCGCCGGGGTGCATCGCGAAGAATTTAACTTTCAAGTCGGCGGCAATATTTGCAGCGTCTACCGCTGCGAAGACGGCGATATCAAAAAGGGCTTCGCTGAAGCCGACGAAATCTTCGAAAACACTTACACGCTGCCGCCGGTGCAGCATGGCCACATCGAGCCGCACGCAGCGACGGCATACTGGGAGCCGAGCGGGAAGCTGGTGCTTTATTCTGCGAGCCAAAACCCCTCCGGCGTCCAAGAACAGCTGGCGCAAATTTTCAAACTGCCCGAGAACCAAGTTCGCGTCATCGTGCCGCTCGTCGGCGGCGGCTACGGCGGCAAAACCCACGCGCGCCTGGAGCCGGCACTGGCGCTGCTGGCGCGCAAAGCGCGCCGCCCGGTGCAGTGGGTGCTGACGCGCGACGAAGTTTTTCTTACTGGCCGGCGCTACGGCGCACTAGTCAAGATCAAAACCGGCTTCAAGCGCGACGGCACCATCGTCGCGCGCCAGGTCGAAGCCTTTTATGAAATCGGCGCCTACGCGCTCAACGGCCCGGTCAACGCCAAGACCGGCTGCTACGTCTCGAGCGGGCCCTATAATATTCCCAACCGCAGTCTGACCACCTACTCCGTCTACGCCAATTTACCGCCCACCGGCCCTTACCGCGGCGTTGGCGTGTCCCACGTTTGTTGGGCCTACGAGTCGGAGATGGACGACATCGCACGGCGGCTGAATATCGATCCACTCGAATTGCGCTTACGACATCTGGTCCGCGAAGGCGACCTCTTCGTCACCGGCGAAAATCTGGTTTCCGTCGGCATCACCGATTGTCTGCGCAACACGGCACAGGCGATCGGCTGGCAAGGCAAACAAGAACAAGCGGCACCGGCAAGCGGAAAAACACTGGTGCGTGGCAAAGGGCTTGCCGTAACGATCAAAAGCACGACGACACCGACAACCTCGTCCGCTAACGTGCGCTTGAACGCCGACGGCTCGGCGGTGCTCCTCACCAGCAGCGTCGAGATGGGTCAGGGGCTGCTCACTTCGGCGGCGCAAATCGTCGCCGATGAATTGGGCTTGGGTTTCGACAAAGTCACGGTCAGTTCGCCCGATACCGAGATTACGCCCTACGACAAGTCGACCAGCTCGAGCCGCACGACGTTTCACATGGGCCAGGCAGCGCAAAAAGCCGCGCGTGAGATCAAGAATCAACTGCTCGAAGTCGCCGCGAAGAAGCTCGAAGCCCGCGCCGAAGATTTGGAGCTGCGCGACGGCGCGGTCGCCGTGCGCGGCGTGCCGGACAAGAAGATCTCCATCGCCGATATCTTCAAAGCGCGCTTCGGCTCCACCGTCGGCAGCATGTTCGGCGGCCATTGCTTCAAATCCGACGGCGGCCTGGATCCGAAAACCGGCAAGGGCAAAGCCGCGGCTTTCTGGTTTTTCTCCGCCTGCGGTGCCGAAGTTGAAGTGGATGTTGAAACCGGCAAGGTGCGCGTCTTAAACACCGTCACCGCCGTCGACGCCGGCAAAGCGATCCATCCGCGCCAGTGCGGCATGCAGAACGAAGGCTCGCTGCTCTCCGGCATGGGCTCGGCGCTGTTCGAAGAAATGGTTTACGACAACGGCCAGCCGATCAACAGCAACTTTTTGGAGTACATGCTGCCGTCTCTGGAAGATCATCCGGGCGGCTTTCGCTCGATCATCGTCGAGACGCCGCATCCCGATGGTCCCTACGGCGCCAAGGGCGTCGGCGAAGCGGCGCTGCCGCCGGTGGCGCCGGCTATCGGCAACGCGATTGCCAACGCGCTCGGCGGCGCGCGCGTGAGAGACTTGCCGATCAAGCCGGATAAGATTATCGCCGCGCTCAATGCTTTGAAGGAGAAACCCTAG
- a CDS encoding (2Fe-2S)-binding protein has product MDIAISTTINGRVHDLSVRPNQTLLDLLRDDLSLKGSVEGCGAGVCGSCTVLVDGRPVSSCLMLATNAAGKKITTIEGLSQDGKLDPVQEAFLKHQAFQCGYCTPGMIMAVKGLLLNNPHPTEEQARDYLSGNLCRCGTYVEVLAAVKELATG; this is encoded by the coding sequence GTGGACATTGCTATCTCAACGACGATCAACGGCCGCGTCCATGATCTCAGCGTAAGACCAAACCAGACGCTGCTCGATTTGCTGCGCGATGATTTGTCGCTTAAAGGCTCGGTCGAAGGCTGCGGCGCCGGCGTCTGCGGCTCCTGCACGGTATTAGTCGATGGTCGCCCGGTGAGTTCCTGTCTAATGCTTGCGACCAATGCCGCAGGGAAAAAGATCACGACCATCGAAGGGCTCAGCCAAGACGGCAAGCTCGACCCGGTGCAAGAGGCGTTTCTCAAACACCAGGCGTTTCAATGCGGCTACTGCACGCCGGGCATGATCATGGCGGTGAAGGGCTTGCTGCTCAACAATCCGCATCCGACCGAAGAACAAGCGCGCGACTATCTATCGGGGAATCTGTGCCGCTGTGGCACCTACGTCGAAGTGCTCGCGGCGGTGAAGGAGTTGGCGACCGGCTGA